The Terracoccus luteus genome includes a region encoding these proteins:
- a CDS encoding SDR family NAD(P)-dependent oxidoreductase: protein MQLNSSTVALVTGGGSGLGAATARRLVADGASVVVVDLDGSAGPEVAAELDGQRSGSAVFVAADVRDEGQVQAAVDRATSMGELRLAVSCAGVATPGRVIGRNGPLPLDTFRTVVEINLVGSFNVLRLTAAAMLANEPVDGDRGVIVNTASIAAYDGQIGQAAYAASKGGVVGLTLSAARDLADKAIRVMTIAPGTFETPMLSGLPGEVKQVLEAQVPHPSRLGRPDEYANLVRHIVDNPMLNGEVIRLDGALRMPPR from the coding sequence ATGCAGCTGAACTCGTCCACCGTCGCCCTCGTCACGGGTGGCGGCTCCGGCCTCGGCGCGGCCACCGCGCGTCGCCTCGTCGCCGACGGCGCGAGCGTCGTCGTCGTCGACCTCGACGGGTCGGCCGGGCCCGAGGTCGCGGCCGAGCTCGACGGGCAACGTTCCGGCAGTGCCGTCTTCGTCGCCGCCGACGTCCGCGACGAGGGCCAGGTGCAGGCCGCGGTCGACCGCGCGACGTCGATGGGCGAGCTGCGCCTGGCCGTCAGCTGCGCCGGGGTGGCCACGCCCGGTCGGGTCATCGGCCGCAACGGACCCCTCCCCCTCGACACCTTCCGCACGGTCGTCGAGATCAACCTCGTCGGCTCCTTCAACGTGCTGCGGCTGACCGCCGCCGCGATGCTCGCCAACGAGCCGGTCGACGGTGACCGCGGCGTCATCGTCAACACGGCGAGCATCGCCGCCTACGACGGGCAGATCGGCCAGGCGGCCTACGCCGCGAGCAAGGGCGGCGTCGTCGGGCTCACCCTGTCGGCCGCGCGTGACCTCGCCGACAAGGCCATCCGCGTCATGACCATCGCCCCCGGCACCTTCGAGACGCCGATGCTCTCGGGCCTGCCCGGCGAGGTGAAGCAGGTGCTGGAGGCGCAGGTGCCGCACCCCTCGCGGCTGGGCCGCCCCGACGAGTACGCCAACCTCGTGCGCCACATCGTCGACAACCCGATGCTCAACGGGGAGGTCATCCGCCTCGACGGCGCCCTCCGCATGCCCCCGCGCTGA
- a CDS encoding N-acetylglucosamine-6-phosphate deacetylase: protein MVQPPAATPSEPSSQSSSAPSAHPAADPPRGHRRDDRGRELRYLRGSAVVGDVVVPDALVVLEGERVVEVRRLETARGADGSPDEDAVTAAAERVRGTIVPGCVDLHCHGGGGTAFTDLDAGAAAAAARHQHGRGSTSLLASLVTLAPDDLLRGVEVLADLADDGLVDGIHLEGPWLAEARCGAHDPALLRDADRSEVARLLEAGRGHVRQVTVAPERRHGLELVRWLVEGGVHAAIGHTTATYAQASEAVAAGAELATHLFNGMDPWHHREPGTVPAALAAAARGELVVELVADGTHLADETVAAVVQLVGVGRVAFVSDAMAAAGVGDGRYVLGGLDVVVDGGVARLAAGPDGAPGAIAGGTGHVAELVARAVSHGLTLPDAVACGSRTPAALLGLPDRGTLAQGSRADLLVLDDDHRVTRVMRRGRWLG from the coding sequence ATGGTCCAGCCACCCGCCGCCACCCCGTCCGAGCCGTCGTCCCAGTCGTCGTCCGCGCCGTCGGCCCACCCCGCCGCCGACCCGCCCCGTGGCCACCGGCGCGACGACCGTGGCCGCGAGCTGCGCTACCTGCGCGGGAGCGCCGTCGTCGGTGACGTCGTCGTCCCCGACGCCCTCGTCGTCCTCGAGGGGGAGCGGGTCGTCGAGGTCCGCCGACTCGAGACCGCGCGCGGCGCGGACGGGTCACCCGACGAGGATGCCGTGACGGCCGCAGCCGAGCGTGTGCGCGGCACGATCGTCCCCGGGTGCGTCGACCTGCACTGCCACGGCGGCGGGGGCACCGCCTTCACCGACCTCGACGCCGGGGCTGCGGCCGCCGCTGCCCGCCACCAGCACGGTCGGGGCAGCACGAGCCTGCTCGCCAGCCTCGTCACGCTCGCCCCCGACGACCTGCTGCGGGGCGTCGAGGTGCTCGCCGACCTCGCCGACGACGGTCTCGTCGACGGCATCCACCTCGAGGGCCCGTGGCTCGCCGAGGCCCGCTGCGGTGCCCACGACCCGGCCCTGCTGCGCGACGCGGACCGGTCCGAGGTGGCCCGCCTGCTCGAGGCCGGGCGGGGACACGTCCGCCAGGTCACCGTCGCCCCCGAGCGACGCCACGGCCTCGAGCTCGTGCGCTGGCTCGTCGAGGGCGGGGTGCACGCGGCGATCGGCCACACGACCGCGACGTACGCGCAGGCGTCGGAGGCCGTCGCCGCCGGGGCCGAACTCGCCACCCACCTCTTCAACGGCATGGACCCCTGGCACCACCGCGAGCCCGGCACGGTGCCGGCGGCGCTCGCGGCCGCCGCCCGGGGTGAGCTCGTCGTCGAGCTCGTCGCCGACGGCACCCATCTCGCCGACGAGACGGTCGCGGCCGTCGTGCAGCTCGTCGGGGTGGGCCGCGTGGCCTTCGTCTCCGACGCCATGGCCGCAGCCGGGGTCGGCGACGGGCGGTACGTGCTCGGCGGGCTCGACGTCGTCGTCGACGGCGGGGTCGCGCGCCTGGCCGCCGGGCCCGATGGCGCGCCCGGGGCCATCGCCGGCGGTACCGGCCACGTGGCCGAGCTCGTGGCCCGCGCCGTGTCCCACGGCCTGACGCTGCCGGATGCCGTGGCCTGCGGGTCGCGCACCCCCGCGGCCCTGCTCGGGCTGCCCGACCGCGGTACGCTCGCCCAGGGCAGCCGCGCCGACCTGCTCGTGCTCGACGACGACCACCGGGTGACCCGCGTGATGCGGCGGGGGCGCTGGCTAGGCTGA
- a CDS encoding VOC family protein, giving the protein MTDCVPRTRPSGAVPRLDSVVLDCPDPRALATFYAALLEWPLPRASPEAEQEGGAVTLDPPGGGVALGFHRAAGFVAPTWPDGPVPQQLHLDLYVDDLPAAHERAVALGARPLGDPDADAADATFVVYADPVGHPFCLCSW; this is encoded by the coding sequence ATGACCGACTGTGTCCCCCGCACCCGACCCTCCGGGGCCGTGCCCCGGCTCGACAGCGTCGTGCTCGACTGCCCCGACCCCCGGGCGCTGGCCACGTTCTACGCCGCCCTGCTCGAGTGGCCCCTGCCGCGGGCCTCGCCCGAGGCGGAACAGGAGGGCGGGGCCGTCACCCTCGACCCCCCGGGGGGCGGGGTGGCCCTCGGCTTCCACCGCGCCGCCGGCTTCGTCGCGCCGACGTGGCCGGACGGGCCGGTGCCGCAGCAGCTGCACCTCGACCTCTACGTCGACGACCTGCCGGCGGCGCACGAGCGGGCCGTCGCTCTGGGCGCCCGGCCGCTGGGCGACCCCGACGCGGATGCCGCGGACGCCACCTTCGTGGTCTACGCCGATCCCGTCGGCCACCCGTTCTGCCTCTGCTCGTGGTGA
- a CDS encoding ArsR/SmtB family transcription factor, with product MTDADRAEEALDRAFAALADPVRRALVARLSRGPATVNELAEPFPISKQAVSRHIQVLEAAGLVSRTRDAQRRPVHLEAARLEAMTAWIDGYRLALERRYRVLDDLLSADDGRRRSSTQQHEHHPTSGRPAGRPRKEQS from the coding sequence ATGACGGATGCAGACAGGGCCGAGGAGGCGCTCGACCGCGCCTTCGCCGCCCTGGCCGACCCCGTCCGCCGCGCCCTCGTGGCCCGTCTCAGCCGCGGCCCCGCCACCGTCAACGAGCTCGCCGAGCCGTTCCCCATCAGCAAGCAGGCGGTCAGCCGCCACATCCAGGTGCTCGAGGCCGCAGGCCTCGTCAGCCGAACCCGCGACGCGCAACGCCGCCCGGTGCACCTCGAGGCGGCCCGCCTCGAGGCGATGACGGCCTGGATCGACGGCTACCGCCTCGCCCTCGAGCGGCGCTACCGCGTCCTCGACGACCTCCTGAGTGCCGACGACGGTCGGCGACGGAGCAGCACACAGCAGCACGAGCACCACCCCACGTCCGGCCGCCCGGCCGGACGCCCCCGGAAGGAGCAGTCATGA
- a CDS encoding uracil-DNA glycosylase: protein MPARPLADLVHPSWLPALEPVADTVAAMGEFLRAEVAAGRGYLPAGEHVLRAFGRPFEDVQVLVVGQDPYPTPGHPVGLSFSVAPDVRPVPRSLQNIYRELGTDLGLPTPGNGDLTPWSDAGVMLLNRVLTVQPGRSASHQGKGWETVTDHAISALAARGGPLVAILWGKQAQTLGRLLGDVPRVESAHPSPLSASNGFFGSRPFSRANDLLVAQGGQPIDWRLT, encoded by the coding sequence GTGCCCGCCCGCCCCCTCGCCGACCTCGTGCACCCGAGCTGGCTCCCCGCCCTCGAGCCGGTCGCCGACACCGTCGCGGCGATGGGCGAGTTCCTTCGCGCCGAGGTCGCGGCCGGACGGGGCTACCTGCCGGCCGGCGAGCACGTGCTGCGCGCCTTCGGGCGGCCCTTCGAGGACGTGCAGGTGCTCGTCGTCGGGCAGGACCCCTACCCCACCCCCGGGCACCCCGTCGGGCTGAGCTTCAGCGTCGCCCCCGACGTACGGCCCGTCCCGCGGTCGCTGCAGAACATCTACCGCGAGCTCGGGACCGACCTCGGCCTGCCGACCCCCGGGAACGGCGACCTCACCCCGTGGTCGGACGCCGGGGTGATGCTCCTCAACCGCGTGCTCACCGTGCAGCCCGGCCGGTCCGCCAGCCACCAGGGCAAGGGCTGGGAGACGGTGACCGACCACGCCATCTCGGCGCTTGCCGCGCGGGGCGGTCCGCTCGTGGCGATCCTCTGGGGCAAGCAGGCGCAGACGCTCGGGCGTCTGCTCGGCGACGTCCCGCGGGTCGAGAGCGCGCATCCCTCGCCGCTGTCGGCGAGCAACGGCTTCTTCGGGTCGCGGCCCTTCAGCCGTGCCAACGACCTGCTCGTCGCCCAGGGTGGGCAGCCCATCGACTGGAGGCTCACGTGA
- a CDS encoding helix-turn-helix transcriptional regulator, giving the protein MVRLPHTPEEVERGRRLGALLRRARGERSLLHTALDAGVSPETLRKIETGRVATPAFPTVAAVAAVLGLSLDAVWAEMSGADPSRGVGMRQRAAS; this is encoded by the coding sequence ATGGTCCGCCTGCCGCACACGCCCGAGGAGGTCGAGCGCGGCCGCCGCCTCGGCGCCCTGCTGCGCCGGGCCCGCGGCGAGCGCTCCCTGCTGCACACCGCCCTCGACGCCGGGGTCTCGCCCGAGACGCTGCGCAAGATCGAGACCGGGCGGGTCGCCACCCCTGCCTTCCCGACCGTCGCCGCCGTCGCCGCGGTGCTCGGCCTGTCGCTGGATGCCGTGTGGGCCGAGATGAGCGGCGCGGACCCCTCGCGCGGGGTCGGGATGCGGCAGCGCGCGGCCTCCTGA
- a CDS encoding VOC family protein, with the protein MDWTLEVVVVPVSDLDRAVGFYRDRVGFHLDHEVRNEHMHIAQLTPPGSGCSIVVGDLPAQRAMAPGSLHGIQLVVSDARTAHDELTARGVECSEVTSFDERDGSTFFGFSDPDGNSWSVQEIRARAERPLMPGRPPTGG; encoded by the coding sequence GTGGACTGGACCCTCGAGGTCGTCGTCGTGCCCGTGTCTGACCTCGACCGTGCGGTCGGGTTCTACCGCGACCGGGTCGGGTTCCACCTCGACCACGAGGTGCGCAACGAGCACATGCACATCGCCCAGCTGACACCGCCGGGGTCGGGCTGCTCGATCGTCGTGGGCGACCTGCCCGCCCAGCGGGCGATGGCGCCCGGCTCGCTGCACGGCATCCAGCTCGTCGTGTCCGACGCTCGCACGGCGCACGACGAGCTGACCGCCCGCGGTGTCGAGTGCTCCGAGGTCACCTCGTTCGACGAACGCGACGGCAGCACGTTCTTCGGGTTCTCCGACCCCGACGGCAACTCGTGGTCGGTGCAGGAGATCCGGGCGCGGGCCGAGCGCCCGCTCATGCCGGGGCGGCCCCCGACGGGAGGGTGA
- a CDS encoding HAD family hydrolase translates to MTESAPTPSVRDAEGVAGAEGRRPRWPVAVFDLDGTLADTIGLIVASYQHAFRTVVGREEDEAVIRSWIGRPLIQAFADHSPEHADALYATYLRWNTDNTERLIAGFDGAREVLADLRAAGVRVAVATSKRTESARQAMAILGLDEHVEVLVAMEDTERHKPDPTPLLLALERLRHSDPADAVYVGDAVVDVLAGKAAGMSTVAVTWGAGVRDALDGIRPTEVVTTTAQLRDVLLPAG, encoded by the coding sequence GTGACCGAGAGCGCCCCGACCCCATCCGTGCGCGACGCCGAGGGCGTGGCCGGAGCCGAGGGGCGCCGACCCCGCTGGCCCGTCGCCGTCTTCGACCTCGACGGCACGCTCGCCGACACGATCGGGCTCATCGTGGCCAGCTACCAGCACGCCTTCCGCACGGTCGTGGGGCGCGAGGAGGACGAGGCGGTCATCCGCTCGTGGATCGGGCGACCGCTCATCCAGGCCTTCGCCGACCACTCGCCCGAGCACGCCGACGCGCTCTACGCGACGTACCTGCGCTGGAACACCGACAACACCGAGCGGCTCATCGCCGGGTTCGACGGCGCCCGTGAGGTGCTCGCCGACCTGCGCGCGGCCGGGGTGCGGGTGGCCGTCGCCACGTCCAAGCGCACGGAGTCGGCGCGCCAGGCCATGGCCATCCTCGGTCTGGACGAGCACGTCGAGGTCCTCGTGGCCATGGAGGACACCGAGCGGCACAAGCCCGACCCGACCCCGCTGCTGCTGGCCCTCGAGCGGCTGCGCCACAGCGACCCGGCCGACGCCGTCTACGTCGGTGACGCCGTCGTCGACGTGCTCGCCGGCAAGGCGGCCGGCATGAGCACGGTGGCGGTCACCTGGGGGGCCGGCGTGCGCGACGCGCTCGACGGCATCCGGCCGACCGAGGTCGTCACGACCACCGCGCAGCTGCGCGACGTCCTGCTGCCCGCCGGCTGA
- a CDS encoding LLM class flavin-dependent oxidoreductase → MVTFGVIFPPDQPPESLLAVARATEAAGIPQLWLWEDCFKESGLAPAAAALAATQRLTVGIGLLPVPLRNAAITAMELATVERMFPGRLRPGLGHGVLDWMGQVGARVASPLTLLREYTDAVRRLLHGERLDVDGRYVHLHDVALDWPPEEAPPVLVGAQRPKTLAVAGELGDGVILTGEETPDVTARLLDRVREARGHLDGFDVVNFATVQAHSSVDEVVETVRAYAAVGVTTVPVVVVAGPDGPPAGEAFDLAGWVADVGTEVQRRLTS, encoded by the coding sequence ATGGTCACCTTCGGCGTCATCTTCCCGCCCGACCAGCCCCCGGAGTCGCTGCTCGCCGTGGCGCGCGCGACCGAGGCGGCCGGCATCCCCCAGCTGTGGCTGTGGGAGGACTGCTTCAAGGAGAGCGGGCTCGCCCCCGCCGCCGCGGCCCTCGCGGCGACGCAGCGGCTGACCGTCGGCATCGGTCTGCTGCCGGTGCCGCTGCGCAACGCCGCCATCACGGCGATGGAGCTCGCCACGGTCGAGCGCATGTTCCCGGGCCGGCTCCGACCCGGTCTCGGCCACGGCGTGCTCGACTGGATGGGTCAGGTCGGGGCGCGGGTGGCCTCGCCCCTGACACTGCTGCGCGAGTACACCGACGCGGTGCGACGGCTGCTGCACGGCGAGCGCCTCGACGTCGACGGCCGCTACGTGCACCTGCACGACGTCGCCCTTGACTGGCCTCCGGAGGAGGCCCCCCCGGTGCTCGTGGGCGCGCAGCGGCCCAAGACCCTGGCCGTGGCCGGCGAGCTGGGCGACGGGGTCATCCTCACCGGGGAGGAGACGCCGGACGTGACCGCCAGGCTGCTCGACCGCGTGCGCGAGGCCCGCGGTCACCTCGACGGCTTCGACGTCGTCAACTTCGCCACCGTGCAAGCGCACTCGAGTGTCGACGAGGTCGTCGAGACCGTGCGCGCCTACGCCGCCGTCGGTGTCACGACCGTGCCGGTGGTCGTCGTCGCCGGACCGGACGGACCTCCGGCCGGCGAGGCCTTCGACCTCGCCGGCTGGGTGGCCGACGTCGGCACGGAGGTGCAGCGTCGGCTGACGTCCTGA
- a CDS encoding acyl-CoA dehydrogenase family protein, with amino-acid sequence MPATRLMPTDDADDLIELTREICRKDLAPEVDHAERSHAFPEKAFTTLGRAGLLSLPYPEEFGGAEQPYEVYLQVVEEIATAWMSVAVGVSVHGLTAYPVATFGTRAQQEALLPGMLSGETLGAYCLSEALAGSDIGSMTTRATPTDDGWSLKGTKSWISHAGHADWYTTFARTADTGGRGLSTFVVPADAAGISFGAPERKMGLHCDPVAQVTFENTPVAADHLVGEPGQGMRMALSALDAGRLGIAAAATGLAQCALDAAADYAKQRQQFGRAIATFQGLAFMLADMEAAVTTARATYLHAARLKDAGRPFAKEAAVAKLVATDTAMKVTTDAVQVLGGAGYTEDFPLERYMREAKVTQIFEGTNQIQRLVISRHLLGS; translated from the coding sequence ATGCCAGCGACGAGGCTGATGCCCACCGACGACGCCGACGACCTCATCGAGCTCACCCGCGAGATCTGCCGCAAGGACCTCGCCCCGGAGGTCGACCACGCCGAGCGCTCGCACGCCTTCCCGGAGAAGGCCTTCACGACCCTCGGGCGGGCCGGACTGCTCTCGCTGCCCTACCCGGAGGAGTTCGGCGGGGCGGAGCAGCCCTACGAGGTCTACCTCCAGGTCGTCGAGGAGATCGCGACGGCATGGATGAGCGTGGCCGTCGGGGTCAGCGTCCACGGGCTCACGGCCTACCCCGTCGCCACCTTCGGCACCCGGGCTCAGCAGGAGGCCCTGCTGCCCGGCATGCTCTCGGGCGAGACCCTCGGCGCGTACTGCCTCTCGGAGGCACTGGCCGGCAGCGACATCGGCTCGATGACCACCCGGGCCACCCCGACCGACGACGGCTGGTCGCTCAAGGGCACCAAGTCGTGGATCTCCCACGCCGGCCACGCCGACTGGTACACGACCTTCGCGCGCACCGCCGACACCGGCGGCAGGGGACTGTCGACCTTCGTCGTCCCGGCCGACGCGGCGGGCATCAGCTTCGGCGCCCCCGAGCGCAAGATGGGCCTGCACTGCGACCCGGTGGCCCAGGTGACCTTCGAGAACACGCCCGTCGCCGCCGACCACCTCGTGGGCGAACCGGGACAGGGCATGCGCATGGCCCTGTCGGCACTCGACGCCGGTCGGCTCGGGATCGCCGCCGCCGCAACGGGACTCGCCCAGTGTGCCCTCGACGCCGCCGCCGACTACGCGAAGCAGCGGCAGCAGTTCGGCCGGGCCATCGCGACCTTCCAGGGCCTCGCGTTCATGCTCGCCGACATGGAGGCCGCGGTGACGACGGCTCGTGCGACCTACCTGCACGCCGCCCGACTCAAGGACGCCGGACGCCCCTTCGCCAAGGAGGCCGCCGTCGCCAAGCTCGTCGCCACCGACACGGCGATGAAGGTGACGACCGACGCCGTGCAGGTGCTCGGCGGCGCGGGCTACACGGAGGACTTCCCCCTCGAGCGCTACATGCGCGAGGCCAAGGTCACCCAGATCTTCGAGGGCACCAACCAGATCCAGCGTCTCGTCATCAGCCGGCACCTGCTCGGGTCCTGA
- a CDS encoding SGNH/GDSL hydrolase family protein, with protein sequence MAVGDSFTEGMCDDDPALVHDGEFAGWADRLAAHLSQITQGAGAGFGYANLAVRGRKLADVVGPQLDDALALSPDLVSIVGGGNDILRPKADLDALAAELERAVARVRATGADVLMATPVDPADAPLVKATRGRAAVHSANVWSIAQRHGAHVVDQWGMRALRDWRMWSEDRIHMTSEGHRRVSLAALAALGHPAADDWQTPLDPAPPIGRREALQANAQWAREYVGPWVHRRLTGRSSGDDRRAKRPDVTPVDPT encoded by the coding sequence GTGGCCGTCGGCGACTCGTTCACCGAGGGCATGTGCGACGACGACCCCGCCCTCGTGCACGACGGGGAGTTCGCCGGCTGGGCCGACCGCCTCGCCGCCCACCTGTCGCAGATCACCCAGGGGGCCGGAGCCGGGTTCGGCTACGCCAACCTCGCCGTGCGCGGCCGCAAGCTGGCCGACGTCGTCGGACCGCAGCTCGACGACGCCCTCGCCCTGAGCCCCGACCTCGTGAGCATCGTCGGCGGCGGCAACGACATCCTGCGGCCCAAGGCCGACCTCGACGCCCTCGCCGCCGAGCTCGAGCGTGCAGTCGCCCGGGTGCGCGCCACCGGCGCCGACGTACTCATGGCGACGCCGGTCGACCCGGCCGACGCGCCGCTCGTCAAGGCCACCCGGGGTCGCGCCGCGGTCCACTCGGCGAACGTGTGGAGCATCGCCCAGCGCCACGGCGCCCACGTCGTCGACCAGTGGGGCATGCGCGCGCTGCGTGACTGGCGCATGTGGTCGGAGGACCGCATCCACATGACGAGCGAGGGGCACCGCCGCGTGTCGCTCGCCGCCCTGGCCGCGCTCGGGCACCCCGCTGCCGACGACTGGCAGACGCCGCTCGACCCCGCCCCGCCCATCGGCCGCCGCGAGGCGCTGCAGGCCAACGCCCAGTGGGCGCGTGAGTACGTCGGCCCGTGGGTGCACCGCCGCCTCACCGGGCGCTCGTCGGGCGACGACCGCCGCGCCAAGCGGCCCGACGTCACACCGGTCGACCCCACCTGA
- a CDS encoding SRPBCC family protein codes for MTNALTLDVPAGVPWIDFRREFDAPAAAVWNAHRDPDLVSRWLGPHGYEMVVERWDFTTGGGYRYVHRDPDDPEGGEYGFRGAFHTVREDLVVQTFEYDGMPDEVALELLRFVDLGDGRCRLEGRSIGTTVEGRDAMVQSGMETGMAQGYERLDGLLVPAAAAPSADRTTGA; via the coding sequence ATGACCAACGCGCTCACCCTCGACGTTCCCGCAGGCGTGCCGTGGATCGACTTCCGACGCGAGTTCGACGCGCCGGCCGCAGCGGTGTGGAACGCGCACCGCGACCCCGACCTCGTGTCCCGGTGGCTCGGGCCGCACGGCTACGAGATGGTGGTCGAGCGCTGGGACTTCACGACCGGCGGCGGCTACCGGTACGTCCACCGTGACCCCGACGACCCCGAGGGCGGTGAGTACGGGTTCCGGGGCGCGTTCCACACCGTCCGCGAGGACCTCGTCGTGCAGACCTTCGAGTACGACGGCATGCCCGACGAGGTCGCTCTCGAGCTCCTGCGCTTCGTCGACCTCGGTGACGGCCGCTGCCGCCTCGAGGGCCGCAGCATCGGCACCACCGTCGAGGGCCGTGACGCCATGGTCCAGAGCGGCATGGAGACGGGGATGGCGCAGGGCTACGAGCGGCTCGACGGGCTGCTCGTCCCTGCCGCCGCCGCGCCGTCGGCCGACCGGACGACGGGGGCCTGA
- the map gene encoding type I methionyl aminopeptidase, whose protein sequence is MIEVLRPSDLPRARATGRLVADILQTLKARSAVGTNLLELDRLTARLIDEAGAQSCYVDYAPSFGRGPFAHHVCTSVNDAVLHGRPHDYALAAGDLVSLDLAVSLDGIVADSAISFVVEGDGGGAGAGATDLDLIATTERALAAAVDVVRPGARVGDLSHAIGQVVKGAGYRVNTQFGGHGVGTTMHQDPHIANDGRPGRGYTLRPGLLLAIEPWVMADTDELVTDADGWTLRSATGCRTAHSEHTVAVTESGVEVLTLPSGAAPA, encoded by the coding sequence ATGATCGAGGTGCTGCGACCCAGCGACCTGCCCCGCGCCCGCGCCACGGGCCGGCTCGTCGCCGACATCCTGCAGACGCTCAAGGCCCGCAGCGCCGTCGGCACCAACCTGCTCGAGCTCGACCGCCTCACGGCCCGGCTCATCGACGAGGCCGGCGCCCAGTCGTGCTACGTCGACTACGCCCCGTCGTTCGGTCGCGGGCCCTTCGCCCACCACGTGTGCACGTCGGTCAACGACGCCGTGCTGCACGGCCGCCCCCACGACTACGCGCTGGCGGCCGGCGACCTCGTCTCGCTCGACCTCGCGGTCTCCCTCGACGGCATCGTCGCCGACTCGGCCATCAGCTTCGTCGTCGAGGGTGACGGCGGTGGCGCCGGCGCCGGCGCGACCGACCTCGACCTCATCGCGACGACCGAGCGCGCCCTCGCCGCCGCCGTCGACGTGGTGCGCCCCGGCGCCCGGGTCGGCGACCTGTCGCACGCCATCGGCCAGGTCGTCAAGGGCGCGGGCTACCGCGTCAACACCCAGTTCGGCGGCCACGGGGTCGGCACGACCATGCACCAGGACCCGCACATCGCCAACGACGGCAGGCCCGGTCGCGGCTACACGCTGCGCCCGGGCCTGCTGCTCGCCATCGAGCCGTGGGTCATGGCCGACACCGACGAGCTCGTCACCGACGCCGACGGGTGGACCCTGCGCAGTGCGACCGGATGCCGGACGGCGCACAGCGAGCACACGGTGGCCGTCACCGAGTCGGGCGTCGAGGTGCTCACCCTCCCGTCGGGGGCCGCCCCGGCATGA
- the gabT gene encoding 4-aminobutyrate--2-oxoglutarate transaminase: MSTVTPVQPQHVEQKRVLTTAIPGPRSTALQARKTAAVSAGVSTGLPVYVERAGGGILVDVDGNQLIDFGSGIAVTTVGNAAPRVVDRVTAQVADFTHTCFMVTPYEEYLEVAEALNELTPGNHEKRTALFNSGAEAVENAVKVARHHTGRQAVVAFDHAYHGRTNLTMALTAKNMPYKHKFGPFANEVYRAPMSYPFRWPGGPADCAKESFDAFVSQVHAQVGEDNVAAVILEPIQGEGGFIVPAPGFVAQVAEWCSENGILFIADEVQTGFCRTGDWFASEHEGVVPDIITTAKGMAGGLPLAGVTGRAEVMDAVHGGGLGGTYGGNPVACASALGAIETMREEDLCGRAREVEALFMPRLRALAERFPQIGDIRGRGAMLAVELVNGPGDLTPNSALTAAVNKACHAEGLVTLTCGTYGNVFRFLPPLAAGDDLLSEGLDIFEQAFAASV, encoded by the coding sequence ATGAGCACCGTGACCCCCGTCCAGCCCCAGCACGTCGAGCAGAAGCGCGTCCTCACCACGGCCATCCCCGGCCCGCGGTCGACGGCGCTCCAGGCGCGCAAGACCGCCGCCGTCTCCGCCGGGGTCAGCACGGGTCTGCCGGTGTACGTCGAGCGCGCGGGCGGCGGCATCCTCGTCGACGTCGACGGCAACCAGCTCATCGACTTCGGGTCGGGCATCGCCGTCACCACGGTCGGCAACGCCGCGCCGCGGGTCGTCGACCGCGTCACCGCCCAGGTCGCCGACTTCACCCACACGTGCTTCATGGTGACGCCCTACGAGGAGTACCTCGAGGTCGCCGAGGCGCTCAACGAGCTGACGCCGGGCAATCACGAGAAGCGCACCGCCCTGTTCAACTCCGGCGCCGAGGCGGTCGAGAACGCCGTCAAGGTCGCCCGCCACCACACGGGCCGCCAGGCGGTCGTCGCCTTCGACCACGCGTACCACGGACGCACCAACCTCACGATGGCGCTCACGGCCAAGAACATGCCGTACAAGCACAAGTTCGGGCCCTTCGCCAACGAGGTCTACCGCGCCCCGATGAGCTACCCCTTCCGCTGGCCGGGCGGCCCCGCCGACTGCGCCAAGGAGAGCTTCGACGCCTTCGTGTCCCAGGTGCACGCCCAGGTCGGCGAGGACAACGTCGCCGCCGTCATCCTCGAGCCGATCCAGGGCGAGGGCGGGTTCATCGTGCCGGCGCCGGGCTTCGTCGCGCAGGTGGCCGAGTGGTGCAGCGAGAACGGCATCCTCTTCATCGCCGACGAGGTGCAGACCGGGTTCTGCCGCACCGGTGACTGGTTCGCCAGCGAGCACGAGGGCGTCGTGCCCGACATCATCACGACGGCCAAGGGGATGGCCGGCGGCCTGCCCCTCGCCGGGGTGACGGGGCGCGCGGAGGTCATGGACGCCGTGCACGGCGGCGGCCTCGGTGGCACCTACGGCGGCAACCCGGTCGCCTGCGCCTCGGCCCTCGGAGCCATCGAGACGATGCGGGAGGAGGACCTCTGCGGTCGCGCCCGTGAGGTGGAGGCCCTCTTCATGCCGCGCCTGCGCGCCCTCGCCGAGCGCTTCCCCCAGATCGGCGACATCCGCGGTCGCGGAGCGATGCTCGCCGTCGAGCTCGTCAACGGCCCCGGCGACCTCACCCCGAACTCGGCCCTCACGGCCGCCGTCAACAAGGCCTGCCACGCCGAGGGTCTCGTCACCCTCACGTGCGGCACGTACGGCAACGTCTTCCGCTTCCTGCCGCCGCTGGCCGCGGGCGACGACCTGCTGAGCGAGGGTCTCGACATCTTCGAGCAGGCGTTCGCCGCGTCGGTCTGA